In the Candidatus Cloacimonadota bacterium genome, ATTATTTCACGATTGGGATGATCCTCTTTTCTGGATCCATTTGAATGTCGATTTTCCGTTCAACCTGAAAGGAATTCTCTATTTTCCAAAAATAAAAAACCAGTTGGAAATGAATCAGGGAAAAGTAAAATTGTTCTGCAATAATGTTTTCGTTGCCGATGATCTGAAACAGATCGTACCTGAATTTCTTCTGCTTTTAAAAGGCGGGATCGATATTCCGGATATTCCTTTAAATGTTTCTCGAAGTTTCCTGCAGCACGATCAGCAGGTTCAGAAAATTTCCCAATATATCATCAGAAAAATCGCTGACAGTTTAAAGGATATTTTCAAAGAAGACCGTAAGAAATACGAAGGATTCTGGGATGATATTCATTATTTTATCAAATACGGAATTCTTTCCGATGAGAAATTTTCTGAAGCAATGAAAGATCATATCATCTTCAAAACTACGCAGGATGATTTTATCACGATTAAAGAATATCGTGAACGAAACAAATCCAAAGATAAACCTCAAAAAATATTTTATGCCCAAAGCGAAGACACGCAGGTTACTTATCTGAATTTAATGAAAGAGCAGGGAATCGAGGTTATTTATTCACATCCGATCATTGACAGCCATCTTTTCCAACATCTGGAAATGAAAGACAGGGATGTAACTTTTGTACGCATCGATTCGGAAATAAACGACAATCTCATCGATAAAGAAAAAAAGGAAATAGTTGATGCTTCCAATAGAACAAATTCGGATAAACTCAAAGAAATTTTTGATAAAACTCTTAATGAAAAAATCGAAGCAAGTTTTAATAAGGATGATTATGCCAAATTCATTAAAAAACATCCGGATGCAATTAATACTCTGGCTCCTTATATCCGCACTAAAGATGATTTTACTTACATCAAACCTTATGATATTCCTTTTAATATTCGTGAAAAATTAGGAAAAGATGTTTTCTCTGAAATTCTGGGGAAAGTGTATTTATCAGTAACTACAGAAATGAAATTCCTGAAAACAAAATCCATTCCGGCAATGGTCGTGTTCAACGAATTTATGCGCCGCTTCCAGGAGATGAATTATCTTTCTCAGCCAAAAGAAAGTGATATGCTGAAGAATCATACAGTGATCGTTAATCCTGAAAATGAAACCATTAAGAAAGTTTTGAGATTTTATGAAGAAGGAAAAATCGAGGAAGCAAAACTGCTGATCAATTATGTTCACGAACTTGCTCTTCTGGAACAGAAGCAATTTACAGGTAAAGAATTGAAATTGTTTATCGAGAATTCGAATAAGGTCCTGGAAATGATCTAAAAAAATTGCTCACGGATTAAACGGATCGAACGGATAAGAATAATAATTAAGATTGTTTAGAATACAAAACGGCTCGCAAAGATGTGAGCCGTTTTTATTTATAAATCTTATTTAAAATATCTTGCCAGAAATCGATTGATTTTTGATTTTTGCTTTTGAATTTTTTCGGAGGAGAGATGGATTGCCCTGTATGCAAAGAACCAATGATAGTTTTTGAATTAGAAGGTGTGGAAATCGATTACTGCTGCTCCTGCAAAGGTATCTGGCTGGATTCGGGGGAATTGGATCTTTTATTGGAAAATTCGATGGATAAAGGAAAATTGTTATCCAGTTTTGAAATCGACATAAAGTCAAAAGAAAAAAAAAGAAAATGTCCAATTTGCCTGAAAAAAATGAAAAAAGTCAATGTTGGAACTTCAAAGAAAATACTGATCGATAAGTGTAAGAACGATCATGGATTATGGTTTGATGGTGGCGAACTTGCAGAAATAATAAAGATGGGAAATCTTGATAGAGAAAACAGGATCATTACGCTTTTAGAAGGAATATTTCCAAATAAATAAAAAAGGAGTCTAAAATGGCAGGATTAATAATATTGTTGGTGATCATTGCAATTATTATTTTGTCCTTTATCGGGATGTATAATGCTCTGATCAGATTGAGAAACAGGGTGAAAAATGCCTGGTCGCAAATCGATGTGCAATTGAAAAGACGACACGATCTTATTCCAAATTTAGTGGAAACAGCAAAAGGATATATGAAGCATG is a window encoding:
- the htpG gene encoding molecular chaperone HtpG; this encodes MTDKKTGKLSIHTENIFPIIKKWLYSEHDIFLRELISNAIDAMNKRKAIDPEVKSEDLKIEIKTNKKKKTLEVIDYGIGMNATEIKKYINQIAFSGAEDFIEKYKDKQSSIIGHFGLGFYSSFMVAKKVTIDSLSFKKGSHPAFWECEGETEYKAEDGKRKDIGTTVTVHLNKDNEEYLEEHKIKELIEKYSNFMPFPIFLNKEKEAINQKEALWLKKPKDVTDEEYKEFYKKLFHDWDDPLFWIHLNVDFPFNLKGILYFPKIKNQLEMNQGKVKLFCNNVFVADDLKQIVPEFLLLLKGGIDIPDIPLNVSRSFLQHDQQVQKISQYIIRKIADSLKDIFKEDRKKYEGFWDDIHYFIKYGILSDEKFSEAMKDHIIFKTTQDDFITIKEYRERNKSKDKPQKIFYAQSEDTQVTYLNLMKEQGIEVIYSHPIIDSHLFQHLEMKDRDVTFVRIDSEINDNLIDKEKKEIVDASNRTNSDKLKEIFDKTLNEKIEASFNKDDYAKFIKKHPDAINTLAPYIRTKDDFTYIKPYDIPFNIREKLGKDVFSEILGKVYLSVTTEMKFLKTKSIPAMVVFNEFMRRFQEMNYLSQPKESDMLKNHTVIVNPENETIKKVLRFYEEGKIEEAKLLINYVHELALLEQKQFTGKELKLFIENSNKVLEMI